One window from the genome of Pirellulales bacterium encodes:
- a CDS encoding ATP-binding protein: MSGNLLLLDVAENHNLASLPKLELKIVWLGTVPAVAGPIAARVRERGGTWQAFADLKEYHSRTGAHSAPPPEICMVDQDVAQAAGGQTPDPLWKELFENHSQRVWVVVAPQANLSEVERYYSLGAAGVVRATTIEDFWGVILQCQRVLHSQISMSNNHPAGMGELTGLWEQAFSACRVAAWSWEVGGIRGQFSRNLPELMGFQAGDYERLSRGDLEIWLEHIHPEDHEQFSQTILRCLNSHEPYSVEYRVRNAQGKSRWLMSRGGFVSDALGQSRLQGITADISDRKQAQIALADSEQRFREFMDNSQCVAFIKNREGYYVYVNRNFRELLFANPPPIIGQHDREIYPPEVANRLREQDLKIWHSRAPWSGMEDVPIATGELRHWWSVKFILKNSYGDEFLGGMAIDITPQLQAEDQTRTLLEELSHLSRLATMGQLVAELAHELNQPLYAASNYTEASLNQLRQTGRASAELLGWMTEVSVQIRRMNEIIRRVSGFGSRGPESPQICQLNELIMECHNLLQVRLRKAPIRLIYNLDPNLPQILAQPLQLQQVLINLVTNALDALLTVAVDNPQISIRTWKNEGQSVGLEVADNGPGVSAERMARIFEPFYTTKPEGVGLGLSISKSIVEAHGGKLTALPNQPRGLKFQMEFPVEHKAYYYAPISTGVGDGT; encoded by the coding sequence ATGTCCGGGAATCTGTTACTCCTTGACGTGGCGGAAAATCATAATCTTGCTTCCTTGCCGAAGCTGGAGCTAAAAATTGTTTGGCTTGGCACGGTCCCCGCTGTGGCAGGTCCCATTGCGGCGCGGGTGCGCGAACGGGGAGGAACCTGGCAGGCTTTTGCGGATCTCAAAGAATACCACTCGAGGACGGGGGCTCACTCTGCCCCCCCGCCGGAAATCTGCATGGTGGATCAGGATGTAGCGCAAGCCGCCGGTGGGCAAACCCCGGATCCCCTTTGGAAAGAGCTATTTGAAAATCACTCGCAGCGAGTCTGGGTGGTAGTGGCCCCGCAGGCAAATTTGTCGGAGGTGGAGCGGTATTATTCCCTGGGAGCCGCGGGAGTGGTACGCGCAACCACGATCGAGGATTTTTGGGGCGTTATCCTGCAATGTCAAAGAGTATTGCATTCCCAAATAAGCATGTCGAACAATCACCCCGCCGGTATGGGGGAATTAACTGGCTTATGGGAGCAGGCGTTTTCCGCTTGTCGGGTTGCGGCCTGGAGTTGGGAAGTAGGAGGCATCCGCGGGCAGTTTTCCCGGAATTTGCCCGAGTTGATGGGCTTTCAGGCCGGCGATTACGAGCGGCTGTCACGGGGAGATTTGGAAATTTGGCTGGAACACATTCATCCGGAGGACCACGAACAGTTTTCCCAAACAATTTTGCGTTGCCTCAACAGCCACGAGCCTTATTCCGTGGAATATCGCGTGCGCAATGCCCAGGGAAAATCGCGGTGGTTGATGTCGCGGGGAGGGTTTGTTAGCGATGCGCTGGGACAGTCGCGGTTACAGGGTATCACCGCCGACATTAGCGATCGCAAGCAGGCCCAAATCGCGCTAGCCGATAGTGAGCAGCGGTTTCGCGAATTTATGGATAACAGCCAGTGCGTGGCATTTATCAAGAATCGCGAAGGGTACTATGTCTATGTCAATCGTAATTTTCGCGAATTGCTCTTTGCCAACCCTCCGCCCATCATTGGTCAACATGACCGGGAGATTTATCCCCCGGAAGTCGCCAACAGGCTGCGCGAGCAGGATTTAAAAATCTGGCATAGCCGCGCCCCCTGGTCCGGCATGGAAGACGTGCCGATCGCCACGGGCGAATTACGGCATTGGTGGTCCGTTAAGTTCATTTTGAAAAATTCGTACGGCGACGAATTTTTGGGGGGGATGGCGATCGATATCACCCCCCAACTACAGGCGGAGGATCAGACCCGCACCTTGCTCGAGGAACTATCGCATTTGTCGCGGCTGGCCACGATGGGCCAACTAGTGGCCGAACTGGCGCATGAGCTTAACCAGCCGCTGTATGCCGCCAGCAACTACACCGAAGCCAGCCTTAACCAATTACGCCAGACGGGCCGCGCCTCCGCCGAGTTGCTGGGCTGGATGACCGAAGTCTCCGTGCAAATCCGCCGCATGAACGAGATCATTCGTCGTGTCAGCGGATTTGGCAGCCGCGGCCCCGAATCTCCCCAGATTTGCCAGTTGAACGAACTGATCATGGAGTGCCACAATCTCCTCCAGGTCCGGCTACGCAAGGCTCCCATCCGGTTAATATACAATCTTGATCCAAACTTGCCGCAAATCCTGGCACAGCCTTTGCAGCTACAGCAAGTATTGATCAACCTGGTCACAAATGCCTTGGATGCTTTATTGACCGTTGCCGTTGACAATCCGCAAATCTCCATCCGCACCTGGAAAAATGAGGGCCAGAGTGTGGGCCTGGAAGTGGCTGATAACGGCCCCGGCGTCTCCGCTGAACGGATGGCACGGATTTTCGAGCCCTTTTACACGACCAAACCCGAGGGAGTCGGGTTGGGATTGTCCATTAGCAAATCAATTGTCGAAGCGCATGGGGGCAAGTTAACTGCCCTACCCAACCAACCCCGGGGGCTCAAATTTCAAATGGAGTTCCCGGTGGAACATAAGGCTTATTATTATGCACCTATCAGCACTGGAGTCGGCGATGGCACTTGA
- a CDS encoding FHA domain-containing protein: protein MLGELHPLGGGDPIPLLKQQLLVGRRESCDIVLRFPNVSAHHCQLTLTGGYWYIKDLGSQNGVKVNGKRITTDEKLIEPGDTIAVAKHNYEVKYSPYELGAVGPPPAEDADTTPQHIFAKSLLERAGLAKPGATGSRDSAPRRYDVLNNSANQIRNPNKPV, encoded by the coding sequence ATGTTAGGCGAATTACACCCGTTGGGTGGTGGGGACCCTATACCCCTGCTCAAACAACAATTGTTGGTTGGACGTCGCGAGAGTTGCGATATCGTGCTGAGGTTCCCGAATGTGTCGGCCCATCACTGCCAGCTAACGCTGACCGGCGGTTACTGGTACATCAAGGACTTGGGGAGCCAAAATGGCGTCAAGGTAAACGGCAAGCGTATTACCACGGACGAGAAACTGATCGAACCGGGGGACACGATTGCCGTGGCCAAGCACAATTACGAGGTCAAGTATTCCCCCTACGAACTTGGCGCCGTTGGCCCTCCTCCCGCCGAAGACGCGGACACGACTCCGCAACACATCTTTGCAAAGTCGTTGCTGGAACGGGCTGGTTTGGCCAAACCCGGCGCTACCGGTTCGCGGGATAGCGCTCCCCGCCGTTACGACGTGCTCAATAACTCGGCGAATCAAATTCGCAATCCGAATAAGCCGGTGTAG
- a CDS encoding DUF1559 domain-containing protein, translated as MILRSVCFPRPYVRHCARGFTLVELLVVVAIMGILISLLLPAVQQARIAALRLHSVNNLRQQGIALQNFHDARKRFPAGYLSETGGPGTDSGTLDAPPGWAWGTQLLPYLEEEALYKQLDLKLACDHPRNAPLVQKELSVFINPAAPNQGPTIPIRTESGAVLAQFGRSHYVGNAGQDEAWGYDPPLADWAPVSTGPLYRNSKIRAAQITDGLSKTVFVGEHTTVSDKTWVGVVPGTASCPIDPNLYPFTTCDAAATYVLCHSGPAADEPGIVHPPGFPTCHVCQMYSPWDGGNVLFGDANVRFIGVDIHLTTWAALSSCAAGDRPGEY; from the coding sequence ATGATTTTGCGGTCAGTATGTTTTCCTCGCCCCTATGTGCGGCATTGCGCGCGGGGTTTTACCCTAGTGGAGTTACTAGTGGTGGTGGCGATCATGGGAATTCTGATTTCACTCTTATTGCCCGCGGTGCAACAAGCGCGAATTGCCGCGCTGCGCCTGCATAGTGTGAACAACTTACGGCAACAGGGAATCGCCCTGCAAAATTTCCACGACGCTCGCAAGCGGTTTCCCGCAGGGTATCTGTCTGAAACGGGAGGACCCGGCACAGATAGCGGTACATTGGATGCGCCCCCGGGCTGGGCTTGGGGGACGCAACTATTGCCTTATCTCGAGGAAGAAGCCTTATACAAGCAGCTCGACCTCAAGCTGGCATGCGACCATCCGCGCAATGCCCCCTTAGTCCAAAAAGAATTATCGGTCTTTATCAATCCCGCCGCGCCTAATCAAGGGCCTACTATTCCCATTCGCACCGAATCCGGGGCAGTATTGGCCCAGTTTGGCCGCTCCCATTACGTGGGGAACGCTGGCCAGGATGAAGCCTGGGGGTATGATCCCCCGTTAGCGGATTGGGCGCCGGTTTCAACCGGTCCGCTGTATCGCAATTCCAAAATTCGGGCCGCGCAGATCACCGACGGCCTCAGCAAAACCGTGTTTGTGGGGGAGCACACCACTGTCAGCGATAAGACCTGGGTGGGCGTGGTGCCAGGCACGGCCAGTTGTCCGATTGATCCAAACTTATACCCGTTTACCACCTGCGATGCCGCGGCAACGTATGTGCTATGCCACAGTGGTCCGGCGGCGGATGAGCCGGGGATCGTGCATCCGCCGGGATTTCCCACTTGCCATGTCTGCCAAATGTATTCCCCCTGGGACGGGGGAAATGTGCTGTTTGGCGATGCCAATGTCAGATTCATCGGCGTGGATATCCACTTGACCACCTGGGCGGCGCTGAGCAGTTGCGCCGCGGGAGATCGCCCCGGTGAATACTAG
- a CDS encoding TIGR01212 family radical SAM protein (This family includes YhcC from E. coli K-12, an uncharacterized radical SAM protein.) yields MPGVSPLVPHYDWRGAGLRFYQYNYYLRQRFGQRVQKVSLDAKFTCPNVDGTVARGGCNFCDNRSFSPSRRQPKLSIADQLQEGIRRLKIRYKADRFLAYFQPATNTYAPVERLRPLYESALTDPRVVGMAIGTRPDCVPDDVLDLLAEFAGKIYLSVEYGMQTMHDRSLTWMNRGQNHAAMIDAMTRSQGRGFEICAHIILGIPGESPADMLATAREAARLGVNAVKLHNLYVVKNTALEEEYLSGKLKLLSREEYLRTVVDVLEALPPGCLVERISGEAPPEYFLGPAWALDKPALRAALQQEFERRNTWQGAKYQPC; encoded by the coding sequence GTGCCTGGCGTATCCCCGCTCGTCCCGCATTACGACTGGCGGGGGGCGGGGCTACGTTTTTACCAGTACAACTATTATTTGCGGCAGCGGTTTGGCCAGCGCGTCCAAAAGGTCAGCCTGGACGCTAAATTCACCTGCCCTAATGTGGATGGCACGGTCGCCCGCGGGGGGTGCAATTTTTGCGATAATCGCAGCTTTAGCCCCAGTCGCCGCCAGCCAAAATTGTCCATCGCCGATCAACTGCAAGAAGGGATCCGGCGGCTGAAAATTCGCTACAAGGCGGATCGCTTTTTGGCGTACTTTCAGCCAGCCACCAATACCTACGCCCCGGTCGAGCGTCTGCGTCCGTTGTACGAGTCGGCTTTGACCGATCCGCGCGTGGTGGGGATGGCTATTGGAACGCGACCGGACTGCGTGCCGGATGACGTGCTGGATCTGTTAGCGGAATTTGCCGGGAAGATTTACCTGTCGGTGGAATACGGCATGCAAACCATGCACGACCGTTCGCTAACGTGGATGAATCGTGGGCAAAACCACGCCGCCATGATTGACGCCATGACGCGCAGCCAAGGGCGGGGATTTGAAATTTGTGCCCATATCATTCTGGGCATTCCCGGCGAGTCCCCGGCCGATATGCTGGCCACCGCGCGCGAAGCGGCGCGTCTGGGCGTGAACGCCGTGAAGCTACATAATTTGTATGTGGTAAAAAACACGGCTTTAGAAGAAGAATACCTGTCGGGTAAATTGAAGCTGCTTTCGCGGGAGGAGTATTTACGCACCGTGGTGGACGTGCTGGAGGCGCTTCCCCCCGGCTGTCTGGTCGAACGGATTAGCGGCGAAGCCCCGCCAGAGTATTTTTTAGGTCCCGCCTGGGCGTTGGATAAGCCCGCCCTGCGCGCGGCCTTGCAACAGGAATTTGAACGCCGCAACACTTGGCAGGGGGCAAAATATCAACCGTGTTAA
- a CDS encoding helix-hairpin-helix domain-containing protein: MLTNLEIAAAFDQTADLLEFQAANPFRVRAYRNAARLIEDLLEPLAKIASDPARKLTDLDGIGADLAEKIQSLLATGDMPLWAELRSQIPLGVLEILRIPGLGPKKAAALHKELKISSLADLRAACQQQAVRKLKGFGAKTETAILAGLDFVQSPAAQRLTWAEADRIVQELRAYLSTAPGIRQLEFAGSYRRGQETVGDLDILIDTADGGPLMDHLAAFPAVDQVLARGETKLSVRLTQGTQVDLRVVNESAFGAALQYFTGSKQHNVTLRGLAKERGLRVNEYGVFQVTAESDGPHHLTDDTPETPSADQHNLTYLAGKTEADVYASLGLPWIPPELRENRREFTWASEGKLPPLITQADLRGDLHMHTTASDGQQTIAEMAAAARERGLDYICITDHSKRVSMANGLDGPRLLAQWAEIDRINATQPGILILKGVEVDILEAGGLDIEDEFLAQADWVVASVHYGQNQPREQITARILGALANPWISAIAHPTGRLINRRKPYEVDLDAVYHAAAEYGKALELNSNPARLDLDDVACAAAKSRGIPIVISSDAHVISGLDVLRYGILQARRAGLTSADVLNTRPWSQVQKMLKRPPGKSKAKQR; the protein is encoded by the coding sequence GTGTTAACCAATCTGGAAATCGCCGCCGCTTTTGACCAAACGGCGGACTTGCTGGAATTTCAAGCGGCTAATCCCTTTCGCGTACGGGCCTATCGCAACGCCGCGCGTTTGATCGAGGATTTGCTGGAACCATTGGCAAAAATTGCCTCCGATCCCGCCCGCAAACTGACCGACCTGGATGGCATCGGCGCCGACCTGGCCGAGAAAATCCAATCGCTGTTGGCCACCGGGGATATGCCGCTTTGGGCGGAACTGCGATCGCAAATTCCCCTGGGGGTATTGGAAATTTTGCGTATTCCCGGTTTGGGTCCCAAAAAAGCCGCGGCCCTGCATAAAGAACTAAAAATATCCTCCTTGGCGGATTTGCGCGCCGCGTGCCAACAACAAGCCGTGCGTAAGCTGAAGGGGTTTGGCGCAAAGACCGAAACAGCCATTCTGGCCGGGCTGGACTTTGTCCAATCCCCCGCCGCGCAGCGGCTTACCTGGGCAGAGGCGGACCGCATTGTCCAGGAATTACGCGCGTATTTATCCACCGCGCCGGGAATTCGACAACTAGAGTTTGCCGGCAGCTACCGCCGTGGCCAGGAGACCGTGGGGGATTTGGACATCTTGATCGATACAGCCGACGGGGGACCGCTGATGGATCATCTGGCGGCGTTTCCCGCGGTTGATCAGGTTTTGGCTCGGGGCGAAACAAAACTTTCAGTCCGACTGACGCAGGGGACGCAGGTTGATTTACGAGTCGTCAACGAATCCGCCTTTGGCGCGGCGTTGCAGTACTTTACCGGTTCTAAGCAGCATAATGTCACGCTGCGCGGCCTGGCCAAGGAACGGGGCCTACGTGTCAATGAATATGGCGTCTTTCAAGTAACCGCCGAGAGTGACGGACCGCATCATCTAACCGACGACACCCCGGAAACACCCTCCGCTGACCAACATAACCTAACGTATCTGGCGGGAAAAACCGAAGCCGACGTCTACGCCAGCCTGGGGCTTCCCTGGATACCGCCCGAGTTGCGTGAAAATCGCCGCGAGTTTACCTGGGCCAGCGAGGGAAAATTACCACCGCTAATCACACAAGCCGACCTGCGGGGGGATTTGCACATGCACACCACCGCCAGCGACGGCCAGCAGACCATTGCCGAAATGGCCGCCGCCGCGCGGGAGCGGGGGTTGGACTATATTTGCATTACCGACCATTCTAAACGTGTCAGCATGGCCAATGGCCTGGATGGCCCGCGCCTGTTAGCCCAATGGGCGGAAATTGACCGGATTAACGCCACCCAACCCGGGATATTAATCCTCAAAGGGGTGGAGGTGGACATTCTCGAAGCGGGGGGACTGGATATCGAGGATGAATTTTTGGCCCAGGCCGATTGGGTGGTGGCCAGCGTCCACTATGGTCAAAACCAACCGCGGGAACAAATCACCGCGCGCATCCTAGGGGCTTTGGCAAATCCCTGGATTTCCGCCATCGCGCATCCCACGGGGCGGCTGATTAATCGCCGCAAGCCCTACGAGGTTGATCTGGACGCGGTTTATCACGCCGCGGCAGAATACGGCAAGGCCCTGGAGCTAAACTCTAATCCGGCGCGATTGGACCTGGACGATGTGGCCTGCGCGGCGGCCAAAAGCCGCGGCATTCCCATCGTCATCTCTAGCGATGCGCATGTGATTAGCGGGCTGGATGTGCTGCGGTATGGCATCTTGCAAGCGCGCCGCGCGGGTCTGACTTCGGCCGATGTGCTCAACACCCGCCCCTGGTCCCAAGTCCAAAAAATGCTAAAGCGTCCACCCGGCAAATCCAAAGCCAAGCAACGCTAA
- a CDS encoding proline dehydrogenase family protein yields MSTTQLLPTPGLAQQSPRIAARTLEIGRELLAAAQQARPRWWQRTWWEERFLTAALADEKVKVEAFRFVDVLPMLRENRQILAQLREHFAAIRDRVPWYVGVPFSLFSGNVLTGIPLAAVVRWNVLAQARKFIAGTNVAEVLATARRERQLGRAFTLDLLGEAVTSDADADRYLASYLGMLDQLSNKVQAWPEASLLDQDSHGPIPRVNVSVKLSALDSQFDPIDPAGTTRRVAGRLRELLRLAMQRGAHVHLDMESYRTKDLTLAIARNIFDEPEFRDYPHLGVVIQCYLRSAATDLAELADWAKQRGTPIWVRLVKGAYWDYETIHAGLQGWPVPVWTRKWESDLCYEQLTRYALAQFPHLRLALASHNVRSLAHGLAVAEELGIPRRDYELQMLFGMADSQKRALTQRGERLRIYMPFGELIPGMAYLVRRLLENTSNDSFLKSGLAAVKSPEELLRDPAEFLHLSSTRHSLNAAGGRSEPVQAPLVPQATNSVDSTCLSEPAMELSPFTNEPLADFAQVENRQRMQAAIAQVRGWLGRTWPARVAGRDLPLTATFSRENPSLQTEVIGHVASCTAEDAQQAVAAARAAQPAWDALGWEARAQLLHAIATELRRRRWELAAWQVLECGKPWREADGDVCEAIDFCEYYARGALLFSRPNSVDLPGEENRLTHIPLGVAAVIAPWNFPLAILCGMTVAALVTGNTVVMKPAEQASIVAAQFQSVLEAAGVPPGVVNFLPGVGEVVGRALVDHPDVPLIAFTGSRKVGLAIQARGAELATYGGRTIKRFIAELGGKNAIIVDTSADLDEAVLGVLTSAFGFAGQKCSACSRVIVVGDAYPTFVKRLVEGARSLTVGRADQPGTIIGPVIDAAAFRHIQQYIQQGQEAGLTAYQPNIGELAEQGHFIGPWIFSHVPPDSRLAQEEIFGPVLAVMPAANLTAALAIANDTDYALTGGIYTRSPANLERVKAEFQVGNLYINRPITGALVHRQPFGGYRMSGLGSKAGGPEYLYHFVLPRTITENTLRRGFAPTE; encoded by the coding sequence ATGTCCACCACCCAGCTTTTGCCGACGCCTGGCCTGGCCCAACAGTCGCCCCGGATAGCCGCGCGGACGCTAGAAATTGGCCGTGAATTATTGGCCGCCGCCCAGCAGGCGCGCCCCCGCTGGTGGCAACGGACGTGGTGGGAAGAACGCTTTTTAACGGCGGCGCTGGCGGACGAAAAAGTCAAGGTTGAGGCCTTTCGCTTTGTCGATGTCCTTCCCATGCTGCGGGAAAATCGCCAAATATTGGCACAATTACGGGAACACTTTGCGGCTATCCGCGATCGGGTCCCCTGGTATGTCGGGGTTCCATTTTCATTATTCAGCGGCAATGTTCTGACGGGGATTCCCCTGGCCGCCGTGGTACGCTGGAATGTCCTCGCCCAGGCACGTAAATTTATCGCGGGGACGAATGTCGCGGAGGTACTGGCCACCGCTCGACGGGAACGCCAACTGGGGAGGGCGTTTACGCTGGATTTATTAGGCGAGGCCGTCACCAGCGACGCCGACGCGGATCGCTACCTCGCCTCTTATCTGGGCATGCTGGACCAACTGTCAAATAAAGTCCAGGCCTGGCCCGAGGCGTCGTTGCTGGACCAGGATAGCCACGGACCGATTCCCCGCGTGAATGTCAGCGTGAAGCTCTCGGCCCTGGATAGCCAGTTTGACCCGATCGATCCAGCGGGAACCACCCGTCGGGTCGCGGGACGACTGCGGGAACTGCTGCGTCTGGCCATGCAGCGCGGGGCGCATGTCCATTTAGACATGGAATCGTACCGGACCAAGGACCTGACCCTGGCGATTGCGAGGAACATTTTTGACGAGCCGGAATTTCGCGATTACCCGCATTTGGGTGTGGTCATCCAGTGCTATTTACGTTCCGCCGCGACGGACTTAGCGGAACTGGCCGATTGGGCCAAGCAGCGCGGCACGCCCATCTGGGTGCGGCTGGTCAAAGGGGCCTATTGGGACTACGAGACAATTCATGCCGGTTTGCAAGGATGGCCGGTGCCGGTGTGGACCCGCAAATGGGAGTCGGATTTGTGTTATGAACAACTCACGCGATACGCGCTGGCGCAGTTTCCGCATTTGCGTTTAGCCCTGGCTAGCCATAATGTCCGATCCCTGGCTCACGGCCTGGCCGTGGCGGAGGAATTGGGCATTCCCCGGCGTGATTATGAATTGCAAATGTTGTTTGGCATGGCCGACAGCCAAAAGCGGGCTTTGACCCAACGGGGGGAACGTCTGCGGATTTATATGCCCTTCGGCGAATTAATTCCCGGAATGGCCTATTTGGTTCGGCGGCTGCTGGAAAACACGTCCAATGATTCGTTCCTCAAGTCCGGTCTGGCCGCGGTTAAATCGCCAGAGGAATTGTTACGCGATCCGGCGGAATTTTTACATTTGTCCTCGACGCGGCACTCTTTAAATGCCGCAGGTGGTCGGTCGGAACCTGTGCAAGCCCCGCTTGTTCCGCAAGCCACTAACTCGGTTGACAGCACATGCCTTTCGGAGCCAGCCATGGAACTTTCTCCGTTTACCAATGAACCGTTGGCTGACTTTGCCCAGGTCGAAAATCGCCAACGGATGCAAGCGGCGATTGCCCAGGTAAGGGGGTGGCTGGGCCGGACATGGCCCGCGCGCGTGGCGGGGCGCGATTTACCGCTGACAGCGACCTTTTCGCGGGAAAATCCGTCCCTCCAGACCGAGGTCATCGGCCATGTGGCCAGTTGCACCGCGGAAGATGCACAACAGGCGGTGGCCGCCGCGCGGGCCGCGCAGCCCGCCTGGGATGCCCTAGGCTGGGAGGCCCGCGCTCAACTTTTGCATGCTATTGCCACCGAACTGCGGCGCAGACGCTGGGAATTGGCGGCATGGCAGGTTCTGGAATGCGGGAAGCCCTGGCGCGAGGCGGACGGCGACGTGTGCGAAGCTATCGACTTTTGTGAATACTACGCCCGCGGCGCGCTGCTCTTTTCCCGACCCAATAGCGTGGATCTGCCCGGTGAGGAAAATCGTCTTACGCATATACCCTTGGGCGTGGCGGCGGTCATTGCCCCGTGGAATTTTCCCTTGGCGATTCTCTGCGGAATGACTGTTGCCGCGCTGGTAACGGGGAACACCGTGGTGATGAAACCCGCCGAACAAGCCTCAATCGTCGCGGCGCAATTTCAATCCGTGCTGGAAGCGGCCGGCGTCCCGCCGGGGGTTGTCAATTTCTTACCTGGCGTCGGCGAGGTGGTCGGCCGCGCGCTGGTCGATCATCCCGATGTGCCGCTGATCGCGTTTACCGGCTCGCGCAAGGTGGGCCTGGCGATTCAAGCGCGGGGGGCGGAGCTGGCCACCTATGGCGGCCGGACCATCAAAAGGTTCATTGCCGAACTGGGGGGAAAAAACGCCATTATCGTCGATACCAGCGCCGATCTGGATGAAGCTGTCTTGGGCGTGCTGACCAGCGCGTTCGGCTTTGCCGGGCAAAAATGCTCCGCCTGTTCGCGAGTGATTGTCGTGGGGGATGCGTATCCGACTTTTGTAAAACGCCTGGTCGAAGGGGCGAGGAGTTTGACGGTAGGCCGCGCCGATCAACCAGGTACGATCATCGGACCGGTGATCGACGCCGCCGCGTTCCGACATATTCAGCAGTACATTCAACAGGGCCAAGAGGCCGGACTGACAGCGTATCAACCTAATATCGGTGAATTAGCAGAGCAAGGACATTTCATCGGTCCCTGGATCTTTAGTCATGTGCCTCCCGATAGTCGCCTAGCCCAAGAGGAGATCTTTGGGCCGGTTTTGGCGGTCATGCCCGCGGCGAATTTGACGGCGGCCCTGGCGATTGCCAACGACACGGACTACGCGCTCACGGGAGGGATCTATACCCGCAGCCCGGCGAATTTAGAGCGTGTCAAAGCGGAATTTCAGGTGGGAAACCTGTACATTAACCGGCCCATTACGGGTGCTTTGGTCCATCGGCAACCGTTTGGCGGATATCGCATGTCGGGGCTGGGAAGCAAGGCGGGGGGACCGGAATATCTGTACCACTTTGTCCTGCCGCGCACGATTACCGAAAACACGTTGCGACGAGGGTTTGCCCCGACGGAATAG
- a CDS encoding response regulator, giving the protein MALENPRERMVYVVDDDPAARQSVAALAQSHGLPVQTFNSAEDFLAHYQPQMRGCLVLDVRMNQMSGLDLQEELKQRGSTLPVIMITGYADIPMAVRAMYNGAVTFLEKPAGDQELWRYIQIALDQEQHLATIQAQKNEIEANFNSLSTGEKQVLEKLLAGLPNKAIAVDLDMGLRTVEMRRAIIMKKMQAGSLAELVRLIIMIRP; this is encoded by the coding sequence ATGGCACTTGAAAATCCACGGGAACGAATGGTTTATGTGGTGGATGACGACCCCGCGGCCCGCCAATCGGTGGCAGCGCTCGCGCAGTCCCATGGGCTACCCGTGCAAACGTTTAACAGCGCGGAGGATTTTTTAGCCCACTACCAACCACAAATGCGCGGGTGTCTGGTGCTGGATGTCCGGATGAACCAAATGAGCGGTTTGGACTTGCAGGAGGAACTGAAACAGCGGGGGTCCACCTTGCCGGTTATTATGATCACCGGTTATGCCGATATCCCCATGGCGGTGCGGGCCATGTACAATGGGGCGGTCACTTTTTTGGAAAAACCGGCTGGCGATCAGGAATTATGGAGATACATCCAAATCGCCCTGGACCAAGAGCAACATCTAGCCACTATCCAAGCCCAGAAAAATGAAATTGAGGCTAACTTTAACAGCCTCTCCACCGGTGAAAAACAAGTCCTGGAAAAATTGCTGGCCGGTCTCCCAAACAAAGCCATCGCCGTCGATCTGGATATGGGCCTGCGCACCGTGGAAATGCGCCGCGCGATCATCATGAAAAAGATGCAAGCGGGCTCGCTGGCGGAATTAGTGCGTTTGATAATTATGATCCGGCCCTAA